A genomic region of Anopheles coustani chromosome 3, idAnoCousDA_361_x.2, whole genome shotgun sequence contains the following coding sequences:
- the LOC131259556 gene encoding uncharacterized protein LOC131259556, which produces MDRNSLSGTLVSSFCRICTTNNDVDWSIYETLKEDEATTNLHMMLVKLYPTVFNESQVLCDEALKWPMKICKECKAKVIESYSFYELCIKSARSLRTIALNEQSTTDTLQEEKDDHSAVIKTEFIECEETIVPKEEYDSEDHSSAYNGFNESSSRDDVFGDTEDSLPAQTSSSSSVHKMQQQKCIKNKANSRDLQRRKITSDTDRAKIIFAFEKGVTATEISKSMEINLSTIFGVISNYRKTGDIKAKKRGGTKSKMLSEAHISRIRALRKENSRLPLKKIQQKLLEEFGILVSSTTISRGLEKVVKKVIPAADVFSSEEFLKKFNS; this is translated from the exons ATGGATCGGAACAGCCTTTCAGGAACGCTTGTATCAAGTTTTTGTCGCATTTGTACAACAAACAACGATGTAGATTGGTCCATTTACGAAACATTGAAAGAAGATGAAGCCACGACGAACCTGCATATGATGCTGGTTAAGCTCTACCCAACAGTGTTCAATGAGTCGCAGGTACTCTGTGATGAAGCCTTGAAATGGCCAATGAAAATATGCAAAGAATGTAAGGCTAAAGTGATAGAATCGTACAGTTTCTACGAGCTCTGCATAAAGAGTGCACGTAGCTTGAGAACGATAGCTTTGAATGAACAATCTACCACTGACACCCTACAAGAGGAGAAGGATGATCATTCCGCAGTGATCAAGACAGAGTTCATTGAATGTGAGGAAACTATTGTGCCGAAAGAAGAGTATGACTCAGAGGACCACAGTTCGGCCTACAATGGATTCAACGAGAGTTCGTCAAGAGATGATGTTTTCGGCGACACTGAGGACAGTCTACCGGCACAAACTAGTAGTTCTTCATCGGTCCACAaaatgcaacaacaaaaatgcataaaaaacaAAGCTAATTCCAGAG ATCTCCAGAGGCGGAAAATTACATCAGACACCGATCGAGcgaaaataatatttgcatTCGAGAAAGGCGTTACTGCGACTGAAATTTCCAAATCCATGGAAATCAATTTAAGCACGATTTTCGGCGTCATTAGCAACTATCGAAAGACCGGCGACATTAAAGCAAAAAAGCGAGGAGGTACTAAGAGCAAAATGTTGAGTGAAGCACATATTTCCCGCATTCGAGCTTTGCGCAAGGAGAATAGTAGATTGCCACTCAAAAAAATACAGCAAAAGTTATTAGAAGAATTCGGCATTTTAGTATCTTCAACGACCATTTCGAGAGGGTTAGAGAAGGTGgtaaaaaaagtaatacctgctgctgatgtttTCTCTTCAGAAGAATTCCtcaaaaaatttaattcataG